In one Trichlorobacter lovleyi SZ genomic region, the following are encoded:
- a CDS encoding B12-binding domain-containing radical SAM protein: protein MKILLVIPLSNYPQMHPAFLSNTDFPVGFAYIAAALKQAGHKVFGLNPNNDTRYESAQELLKARLIQSLIETNPHMIGLGGLSTDIHFIADAIQIIRSVRPHIPIVCGGGIITNDAEYVFKRLRPDFCIIGDAERALVQLVEMLEQGSALFDTIPNLGYWHEGHARFSPRLRNDEPVDSYPFPDYEPFDINSMLGEHALVTRYQYRYTRSHPVPMTLVAARGCPFRCSFCVNNDDKRYRFRSIGNIMDEIRVLYEKYHFNILIILDELFAVHRDRLQQFATALLEGRARYGWDFDWSFQTHASANIDQATLQLAKQAGCFFFSYGIESASPTVLASMNKRTQPEQIEAALKLAEQVQVGFGGNFIFGDPAETFQTALESLEFYKKHCLYAHVNVGSVHPYPGSRLFDYCLEQGIIADKSKYYDNIDQVSYNMTRLPQQEWVRLMTEIMQFTSQCGVPVVETQAARQDPGATERERHGNGNRSPWELIFNCPHCSHGIYTRMLLVNEEVLQAYASFVTGCPVCHKRFIVKAAASERPDLY from the coding sequence ATGAAGATACTCTTAGTCATCCCCCTGTCAAACTATCCTCAAATGCACCCTGCGTTTTTGTCCAACACCGACTTCCCGGTCGGTTTTGCCTACATCGCTGCTGCTCTGAAACAGGCAGGGCATAAGGTCTTTGGCCTGAATCCCAACAATGACACCCGCTACGAATCTGCCCAAGAGCTCCTCAAGGCACGGCTGATCCAGTCTTTGATCGAAACCAACCCCCATATGATCGGCCTGGGCGGGCTTTCCACAGACATCCATTTTATTGCTGACGCCATTCAGATCATCCGGTCGGTACGGCCGCACATCCCGATTGTGTGCGGCGGCGGGATCATCACTAATGATGCAGAGTACGTGTTCAAGCGGCTGCGTCCCGACTTCTGTATTATTGGTGATGCTGAGCGTGCACTCGTACAACTTGTTGAGATGCTTGAGCAGGGCAGTGCCCTTTTCGATACGATTCCGAACCTCGGCTACTGGCACGAGGGGCACGCCCGATTCAGCCCCCGTCTACGCAACGACGAGCCCGTCGATTCCTATCCCTTCCCCGATTACGAGCCCTTTGACATCAACAGCATGCTCGGCGAGCACGCGCTGGTCACCCGCTATCAATACCGCTACACCCGCTCTCATCCGGTTCCAATGACCCTGGTGGCGGCTCGCGGTTGTCCGTTCAGATGTTCGTTTTGCGTCAACAATGATGACAAGCGCTACCGTTTCCGGAGTATCGGAAACATTATGGACGAAATCAGGGTGCTGTATGAAAAATATCACTTTAATATCCTGATCATCCTGGATGAGCTGTTTGCAGTACACAGGGATCGGCTGCAGCAGTTTGCAACCGCCCTGCTTGAGGGGAGAGCACGCTATGGCTGGGATTTTGACTGGAGCTTCCAGACCCACGCCAGTGCCAATATTGATCAGGCAACGCTCCAGCTTGCCAAGCAGGCCGGCTGTTTCTTTTTCAGCTATGGCATTGAAAGCGCCAGCCCGACAGTCCTTGCCAGCATGAACAAGCGGACTCAGCCGGAACAGATTGAAGCAGCCCTGAAGCTCGCGGAGCAGGTACAGGTAGGGTTCGGAGGAAACTTTATCTTTGGTGACCCTGCCGAAACCTTCCAGACCGCCTTGGAATCGCTGGAATTTTACAAGAAGCACTGTCTTTATGCGCATGTCAATGTCGGGTCGGTGCATCCCTATCCCGGCAGCAGGCTTTTTGACTACTGTCTCGAGCAGGGAATCATAGCAGACAAGTCTAAGTACTATGACAACATAGACCAGGTTTCATATAACATGACCCGCTTGCCCCAGCAGGAGTGGGTACGGCTGATGACCGAGATTATGCAGTTCACCAGCCAATGCGGCGTTCCGGTGGTTGAAACACAAGCCGCACGCCAAGACCCCGGTGCAACGGAGCGTGAACGCCACGGCAACGGCAACAGATCACCGTGGGAACTTATATTCAACTGCCCGCACTGTAGCCACGGCATCTATACCCGCATGTTGCTGGTCAATGAAGAGGTACTGCAGGCCTATGCCAGCTTTGTAACCGGTTGCCCTGTATGTCACAAACGCTTTATCGTCAAGGCAGCGGCTAGTGAGCGGCCTGACCTGTACTAA
- a CDS encoding glycosyltransferase: MSEQIAASFEIDSLPQADTGAQLLILGALLTTGRFDEFSQLAGKLDFSAHTAEERSQLAHCIFTTFSETLLANYATSSRHAAAILELLTAISPEAILAHRSGCESPAGHALIELDYARQISPSVSGAVFSRENSFGPGSRKSEFGYRILSSLASQGWNVALLPLKELFSYTTPCRQDFVLVDVGLFWKLPPLEQLHELLAYLKRHFRKIIIFEPDPWTGFYDELLRSIADRVDYIWGFTPDWELTQDPCYRGKSIMFPNVGGFEQLAPPHRHELDWNSCSFNFTGSVQGYNLNRVYWILEAIRRNLPLEVQITNPGVDDGLDCESSLKLYIRKLLSSHASLNLATRKDGSRMLTGRAVEVISLNRLLIQEWCPALRRYYVEGEHFLEFKEIEGLATSIHFLESHPRVAQTICSQGHQFYLERYSCRKMVEHIQTLL; the protein is encoded by the coding sequence ATGAGCGAACAGATTGCAGCATCTTTCGAGATCGACAGCCTGCCGCAAGCCGATACAGGAGCACAACTGCTAATCCTGGGGGCACTGCTGACAACAGGCCGGTTTGACGAGTTTTCCCAGCTGGCCGGCAAGCTTGATTTCAGCGCACACACCGCAGAAGAAAGGTCACAGCTTGCCCACTGCATCTTTACGACCTTCTCCGAAACCCTGCTGGCCAACTACGCCACCTCATCCCGACATGCGGCGGCAATTCTGGAGCTCCTGACCGCAATCAGCCCGGAGGCCATACTGGCACACAGATCCGGCTGCGAATCACCAGCAGGGCATGCACTGATCGAACTTGACTACGCCCGACAGATCAGCCCCTCCGTAAGCGGTGCCGTTTTTTCCAGGGAAAACTCCTTTGGACCAGGCTCACGAAAGAGCGAGTTTGGATATCGCATCCTGTCATCACTGGCCTCCCAGGGGTGGAACGTTGCGCTCTTGCCCTTAAAAGAGCTTTTCAGTTATACCACTCCCTGTCGGCAGGATTTTGTGCTGGTGGATGTGGGGCTGTTCTGGAAGCTGCCGCCGCTTGAGCAGCTCCATGAGCTGCTTGCGTACCTGAAACGTCATTTTCGCAAGATCATCATCTTTGAACCGGACCCGTGGACCGGGTTCTATGATGAACTGTTGCGGTCAATTGCTGATCGTGTAGATTATATCTGGGGGTTCACCCCGGATTGGGAATTGACACAAGATCCGTGCTACAGGGGTAAAAGCATCATGTTCCCCAATGTCGGCGGATTCGAACAGCTGGCGCCGCCGCACCGGCATGAGCTTGACTGGAACAGTTGCAGCTTCAACTTTACCGGCTCGGTACAGGGCTACAACCTGAACAGGGTCTACTGGATCCTTGAGGCGATCCGACGTAACCTGCCACTCGAGGTCCAGATTACGAATCCAGGTGTTGATGACGGCCTGGACTGTGAAAGTTCACTGAAGCTGTACATCCGGAAGCTGCTCTCCTCCCATGCCTCACTTAACCTGGCAACGCGCAAGGATGGCTCACGGATGCTGACCGGCAGGGCGGTTGAGGTCATCAGCCTGAACCGGTTGCTGATTCAGGAATGGTGCCCCGCACTGCGACGGTATTATGTTGAAGGAGAGCACTTTCTGGAGTTCAAAGAGATTGAGGGACTTGCCACCAGCATCCACTTCCTGGAATCACACCCCAGGGTTGCACAGACAATCTGCTCCCAGGGACATCAGTTCTATCTGGAACGGTATTCGTGCCGGAAAATGGTAGAACATATCCAGACCCTGCTCTGA
- a CDS encoding glycosyltransferase: MKVVHIALSNDGGAGIAAYRLHTALRKAGVASLMLVLYSKNDDPTVNIINTTTRPCLTTGPGISPHFYTHEQHTRCLLEQHPQRNQKRDMFTGATSEVVLEDIAAIHDADIINLHWVAGVVDYSRLSHIFKGKQTVLTLHAMNDFTGGCHNAYDCRNYTTECCHCPQLGPHPFDHARHIFYQKLYGMQELEITAVSPSRWLAGCAAQSRILSGRRVLCIPNGIPSETFRPLESSAARDYFGIAPDRFIILFGAFDATNERKGGALLAAALGQLPVTVLDRITLVGFGASSETLVTSFPCDVKGLGPVCNEDNLALIYSMADLFALPSMADNLPNSILESLACGTPVLAFRVGGIPEIVEHRRNGYLATPFNTGELAAGIVWCMENHKQLAGEPCTATIRYGYTDRIQALRYISLYQSLLDGLSTRQSRIR; the protein is encoded by the coding sequence ATGAAGGTAGTTCACATAGCCTTATCAAATGACGGTGGAGCCGGTATTGCCGCCTACCGGTTGCATACAGCCTTGAGAAAAGCAGGGGTGGCGTCGCTCATGCTGGTGCTGTACAGCAAAAATGATGATCCTACGGTCAACATCATCAACACCACGACCCGGCCCTGCCTGACGACCGGCCCCGGCATTTCCCCCCATTTCTATACCCATGAACAGCACACCCGTTGCCTGCTGGAACAGCACCCCCAGCGCAACCAGAAACGGGATATGTTTACCGGTGCGACCTCCGAAGTTGTACTGGAAGATATTGCAGCAATTCACGACGCCGACATCATCAACCTGCACTGGGTCGCAGGGGTGGTGGACTATTCCCGCCTCAGCCATATCTTCAAGGGCAAACAAACGGTACTGACGCTCCATGCCATGAACGACTTTACCGGTGGCTGCCACAACGCCTATGACTGCCGCAACTATACGACCGAGTGTTGTCATTGCCCACAATTAGGTCCACACCCGTTTGACCATGCCAGACATATTTTTTATCAAAAACTCTATGGGATGCAGGAGCTTGAGATAACAGCGGTCAGCCCCAGCAGATGGCTGGCCGGCTGCGCCGCCCAGAGCAGAATCCTGTCCGGCAGACGCGTACTGTGCATCCCCAACGGCATTCCGAGCGAGACCTTCAGACCACTGGAAAGTTCTGCTGCCCGTGACTATTTCGGCATTGCCCCTGATCGTTTCATCATCCTGTTTGGCGCCTTTGATGCTACCAATGAACGCAAGGGAGGGGCATTACTTGCTGCTGCACTCGGGCAACTGCCTGTCACTGTCCTGGATAGAATCACCCTGGTTGGATTCGGCGCCTCATCAGAGACACTGGTAACGTCTTTCCCCTGCGACGTCAAAGGCTTGGGACCAGTCTGCAATGAAGACAACCTGGCGCTGATCTATTCCATGGCAGACCTGTTTGCCCTGCCATCCATGGCGGATAATCTACCCAACTCCATTCTGGAATCACTGGCCTGCGGCACGCCGGTACTGGCATTCAGGGTTGGCGGCATACCGGAGATTGTCGAACACAGGCGAAACGGGTATCTTGCCACACCGTTCAATACCGGTGAGCTGGCTGCAGGGATCGTCTGGTGCATGGAAAACCACAAACAACTCGCAGGCGAACCGTGTACCGCCACCATCCGATATGGCTATACTGACCGTATCCAGGCCCTGCGCTATATCAGTCTCTACCAGAGCCTGCTTGACGGTTTGTCAACCAGGCAGAGCAGAATCCGATGA
- a CDS encoding class I SAM-dependent methyltransferase, whose translation MTKPAFAQTKLLQFLEKIAVEVYPEAPSALHTQITAKAIEHLFAAYTVAGQALVLDVGCGQGVALQHFVERGCRPVGITLNTTDLEECRRQGYTVAQMDQSFLDFEDNTFDLVWARHIVEHSIFPYYTLTEFARILKPGGLLYLEVPGAETSCKHELNRNHYSILSHTMWCSLLERSGFTIAEEQTYFLKNEQGPDEYWAFFGVTSGGTHA comes from the coding sequence ATGACCAAACCGGCCTTTGCACAGACAAAGCTGTTGCAGTTCCTGGAAAAGATTGCAGTAGAGGTCTATCCTGAAGCACCGTCAGCACTCCATACCCAGATTACCGCCAAGGCGATAGAGCATCTGTTTGCAGCCTACACAGTCGCCGGGCAGGCCCTGGTGCTTGATGTCGGTTGCGGGCAGGGGGTGGCTTTACAGCATTTTGTCGAACGGGGCTGTCGACCGGTGGGGATCACCCTCAATACAACCGATCTGGAGGAGTGCCGCAGGCAAGGATACACCGTGGCGCAGATGGACCAGTCCTTTCTTGATTTTGAAGACAACACCTTTGATCTTGTCTGGGCCCGGCATATTGTGGAGCACAGCATTTTTCCGTACTACACGCTGACGGAGTTTGCCCGGATACTCAAGCCGGGCGGCCTGCTCTACCTTGAAGTACCCGGGGCGGAGACCTCCTGCAAACATGAACTGAACCGCAATCACTACAGTATCCTCAGCCACACCATGTGGTGCTCGCTGCTGGAGCGAAGCGGGTTCACTATCGCCGAAGAGCAAACCTATTTCCTGAAAAATGAGCAGGGACCTGATGAATACTGGGCCTTTTTCGGGGTAACATCTGGAGGCACTCATGCCTGA
- a CDS encoding class I SAM-dependent methyltransferase, translated as MEIGCFPGRFIEYIGQKGYVISGIDTCPKVLGLNQLFRERGLRVGAFSNVDLDDFFGRFGLVLSVGFIEHFANWPRIIMKHIECTKPGGRIIINCPNFATPLQRAMHQTVDKGNSDHHVLSAMYPALWGAFLRLVGMDLLYCDYIGPFQFWTETCLHPDSNEYKLQQAFQSAGNWLHKIKGEFEAKESGYCLAVADRPRDWVADNDRIEALCSEFQTLATLLDLKDQLLADQLRHAFKTAIPI; from the coding sequence ATGGAAATCGGCTGTTTTCCCGGACGTTTCATTGAGTACATCGGTCAAAAAGGTTATGTCATCAGCGGCATTGATACCTGTCCAAAGGTGCTTGGCCTCAACCAGCTCTTTCGCGAGAGGGGATTGCGGGTAGGTGCTTTTTCCAACGTCGATCTCGATGATTTTTTCGGCCGCTTCGGCCTGGTTCTTTCGGTTGGTTTTATTGAGCATTTTGCCAATTGGCCCAGGATCATCATGAAGCATATCGAATGTACCAAACCCGGTGGAAGAATCATTATCAATTGCCCGAACTTTGCGACCCCACTGCAGAGAGCGATGCATCAGACGGTAGACAAGGGGAATAGTGATCACCATGTCCTTTCCGCAATGTATCCGGCATTGTGGGGGGCATTTCTGAGACTGGTCGGGATGGACCTGCTGTATTGTGATTATATCGGTCCGTTTCAATTCTGGACCGAAACATGCCTGCATCCCGACAGCAATGAGTACAAACTGCAGCAAGCATTTCAGTCTGCCGGCAACTGGTTGCATAAAATCAAGGGAGAATTTGAGGCAAAGGAGTCAGGCTATTGCCTGGCAGTTGCAGACAGGCCCCGGGATTGGGTAGCCGACAATGACAGGATTGAAGCGCTCTGTTCTGAATTTCAGACTCTTGCAACGCTGCTTGACCTGAAAGACCAGCTGCTTGCCGATCAGCTGCGACACGCGTTTAAAACGGCAATACCGATCTAG
- a CDS encoding tetratricopeptide repeat protein translates to MNRHQRPKGSVAVWYRLGTRQLRQNRPDDAAASFRQALAQDPMLAAAWHNLAHACQQMRQYDHALVSYRRALQYCPNDACSLNNLGVLLRELGRLDESLQVLGQLVSLYPDDGDGHWNLALSLLMTRRYPEGWQEYEWRFRRTLPVRVHDPGSPRWQGEALEGKTILLCCEQAYGDSIQFVRFAAGLADWGATVLLHCPDQSLAQLLAGAPGVSRTMTPDEPLPPHDCWSPLLSLPLYLQTSQESIPACPYLFAGKTASQPVLSGTGLKVGLVWSGRSTDPQRACPVQLLAPLARFSRQVTFFSLQLNSTRHDLDLLQHLLGIIDLAPHLSDFQATAGIMQQLDLIISIDSAPAHLAGALGRETWLLLHQAPDWRWGLQHADSDWYPTMRLFRQPAGESWQPVIDQVVEALEQRLNSSAASIPVADTGDLLTLGDRLREQEQWSAAHHLYRLAAWLAPNNYRAALCAGGCLMFLNRPDEAATWFRQAIALNPEVADAHINLGMALLSSGNLQEGWREFEWRSCAITAQLPPIPALPVIPPNSRLDGTTVLIHAEQGLGDLLQFARYLPLLATTGAQIIVSVPAVMQRLIAGLTGVSRAVSHGELLPEADYQLPLLSLPECLSELVPAIPVQVPYLLPDPALQAAWQSQLADNGVLKVGLIWRGSNLGKSGYSRALTTELLRPLTEVEQTTCYSLQLGASSEELSQLPGIIDLAPQITDFADTAAIMVNLDLVISVDTSTAHLAGALGCRCWVPLLFAPDWRWYPLHDQGSRWYPSLTTFRQHIPGRWQPVMAELAAALQGEALLYQGHQLGRTGRREEAIEKFRAAAVLPDRNGPAFLNLGIYLRADGKLLQAKEALLQATQADPGYPEAWQNLGLTHQGLGELPEAYTCLKRALTLRPDYSTARWNLGLLQLLLGEYRPGFENFEARFTKLGAVARLHNTIPAWDGTSYPGKTILIHAEQGYGDTLQFVRFIPMVTERVGKVILEVQDNALRELCQSVPGVTTTIVRGETLPAIDCQAPLLSLPRLLKISLETLPHKIPYLTADKQKTGYWESRLPHDGRRRIGICWKGRPTPDPQRSIPFDELRPLFELAGTCWISLQAEQDQTARLPEVMIDLSNEINDFSDTAAIMGYLDLVISIDSAVAHLAGALGAPGIVLLPFAPDWRWALDQPHSPWYPGLQLFRQPAPGAWKPVITALCNALTQPSPAEASRG, encoded by the coding sequence ATGAACCGCCACCAGCGTCCTAAAGGTTCAGTCGCTGTCTGGTATCGTCTCGGCACCCGGCAACTCCGGCAGAATCGCCCGGATGACGCGGCTGCGAGCTTTCGTCAGGCGCTGGCACAGGATCCGATGCTGGCGGCAGCCTGGCACAACCTGGCCCACGCCTGTCAGCAGATGCGCCAGTATGATCACGCCCTGGTCAGCTACCGCCGGGCCTTGCAGTACTGTCCCAATGATGCCTGCAGTCTCAACAACCTGGGCGTACTGCTCCGGGAGCTGGGACGCCTGGATGAATCACTGCAGGTTCTGGGACAGCTTGTCAGCCTCTACCCTGATGACGGCGACGGCCACTGGAACCTGGCGCTCTCCCTGTTGATGACCCGACGCTACCCTGAAGGCTGGCAGGAGTATGAATGGCGCTTCCGCCGGACTCTCCCGGTCCGGGTCCATGATCCCGGCAGCCCCCGCTGGCAGGGTGAAGCGTTGGAGGGGAAAACCATCCTGCTCTGCTGTGAACAGGCCTATGGCGACAGCATTCAATTTGTACGCTTTGCCGCCGGCCTTGCCGATTGGGGCGCCACGGTGCTGCTGCACTGTCCGGACCAGTCCCTGGCGCAGCTTCTTGCCGGTGCGCCGGGGGTCAGCCGGACCATGACCCCGGATGAACCGTTGCCGCCGCATGACTGCTGGTCTCCTCTGCTCAGCCTGCCGCTTTATCTGCAGACCAGTCAGGAAAGTATTCCGGCCTGCCCCTACCTGTTTGCCGGGAAAACCGCCAGCCAACCGGTACTATCCGGCACCGGCCTCAAGGTCGGTCTGGTCTGGTCCGGCCGCAGCACAGACCCGCAGCGGGCCTGCCCCGTGCAACTGCTGGCACCATTGGCGCGCTTTTCAAGGCAGGTCACGTTTTTTTCGCTCCAGCTGAACAGCACCCGCCATGACCTTGATCTGTTGCAGCACCTCTTGGGAATCATCGATCTGGCGCCGCACCTGAGCGATTTTCAGGCCACTGCAGGGATCATGCAGCAGCTTGACCTGATCATCAGCATTGACAGTGCCCCGGCCCACCTGGCCGGTGCACTGGGACGGGAGACCTGGCTGCTGCTGCATCAGGCCCCTGACTGGCGCTGGGGCCTCCAGCACGCAGATTCAGACTGGTACCCCACCATGCGGCTCTTCCGCCAGCCGGCAGGTGAGTCGTGGCAACCGGTGATTGATCAAGTGGTCGAAGCCCTGGAGCAGCGGCTCAACAGCAGCGCCGCCAGCATTCCGGTTGCGGACACCGGCGACCTGCTGACACTGGGGGACCGCTTGCGTGAGCAGGAACAGTGGAGCGCAGCGCACCATCTCTACCGGCTGGCTGCCTGGCTGGCACCGAACAACTACCGTGCAGCGCTCTGTGCAGGCGGATGCCTGATGTTTCTCAATCGTCCTGACGAGGCAGCCACCTGGTTCCGGCAGGCCATTGCATTAAACCCGGAAGTGGCTGATGCCCATATCAATCTGGGCATGGCCTTGCTGAGCAGCGGCAACCTGCAGGAAGGCTGGCGCGAGTTTGAATGGCGCAGCTGTGCCATCACCGCGCAGCTGCCCCCTATTCCCGCCCTGCCGGTCATACCGCCCAACAGCCGTCTTGACGGTACGACGGTCCTTATCCATGCCGAACAGGGATTGGGCGACCTGCTGCAGTTCGCCCGCTACCTGCCGCTGCTGGCAACAACCGGGGCGCAGATTATCGTCAGTGTCCCGGCCGTGATGCAACGCCTGATAGCCGGTCTGACCGGCGTCAGCCGGGCCGTCTCCCATGGCGAACTGCTGCCTGAGGCTGACTATCAGCTCCCGCTGCTTTCCCTGCCGGAATGTCTGTCAGAGCTGGTGCCCGCCATCCCTGTCCAGGTACCGTACCTGTTGCCTGATCCAGCCCTGCAAGCGGCATGGCAGTCACAGCTTGCCGACAACGGCGTACTCAAGGTCGGCCTGATCTGGCGCGGCAGCAATCTGGGGAAAAGCGGTTACAGCAGGGCTCTGACCACAGAACTGCTGCGTCCCCTGACAGAGGTGGAACAGACCACCTGCTACAGCCTGCAACTTGGCGCCAGCAGCGAAGAGCTGTCCCAACTGCCCGGCATCATTGATCTGGCACCGCAGATTACTGATTTTGCCGATACGGCGGCCATCATGGTCAATCTTGATCTGGTGATCAGTGTCGATACCTCCACCGCCCACCTGGCCGGTGCCCTGGGCTGCCGCTGCTGGGTACCGCTCCTGTTTGCGCCTGACTGGCGCTGGTATCCGTTGCATGACCAAGGCAGCCGCTGGTATCCCTCCCTGACCACTTTCCGCCAGCATATACCCGGCCGGTGGCAGCCGGTTATGGCTGAACTTGCCGCTGCCCTGCAGGGTGAGGCGTTATTGTACCAAGGGCACCAACTTGGCAGGACGGGCAGAAGGGAAGAAGCAATTGAAAAATTCCGGGCAGCGGCTGTACTCCCAGACAGAAACGGGCCCGCCTTTTTGAATCTCGGCATCTACCTGCGGGCCGATGGTAAGCTACTACAGGCAAAAGAGGCCTTACTGCAGGCGACCCAGGCAGATCCGGGCTACCCGGAGGCCTGGCAAAACCTGGGACTGACCCATCAGGGACTGGGAGAACTGCCTGAGGCCTATACCTGCCTGAAACGGGCACTGACCCTCAGACCTGACTACAGCACTGCCCGCTGGAACCTGGGGCTACTGCAACTATTGTTGGGGGAATACCGGCCTGGATTTGAAAATTTCGAAGCGCGTTTCACCAAACTTGGAGCCGTGGCCCGGCTGCACAACACCATCCCGGCCTGGGACGGCACTTCATATCCCGGCAAAACAATCCTGATTCATGCGGAACAGGGCTACGGTGACACTCTTCAGTTCGTACGCTTCATTCCGATGGTCACTGAAAGGGTGGGGAAAGTGATCCTTGAGGTGCAGGATAACGCCTTGCGTGAACTCTGCCAAAGCGTACCAGGGGTTACAACAACCATTGTACGAGGTGAGACGCTACCGGCAATTGACTGCCAGGCCCCGCTGCTATCGCTCCCCCGGCTGCTGAAAATCTCATTAGAGACGCTGCCGCACAAGATTCCGTACCTGACTGCCGATAAACAAAAAACAGGGTACTGGGAGAGCAGACTCCCCCATGATGGCCGACGCAGGATCGGCATCTGCTGGAAAGGACGGCCAACACCCGACCCGCAGCGCTCAATCCCGTTTGATGAGTTGCGACCTCTTTTTGAGCTGGCAGGAACCTGCTGGATCTCGCTGCAGGCGGAGCAGGACCAGACCGCTCGCCTCCCGGAGGTGATGATTGACCTTAGCAATGAGATTAACGATTTCTCCGATACCGCAGCGATTATGGGCTATCTGGACCTGGTGATCAGCATTGACTCGGCGGTAGCTCATCTGGCCGGTGCCCTGGGGGCACCCGGCATCGTGCTGCTCCCCTTTGCACCTGACTGGCGCTGGGCCCTGGATCAACCCCACAGCCCCTGGTATCCGGGATTGCAACTGTTCCGGCAACCGGCCCCGGGAGCATGGAAACCGGTAATTACGGCCCTGTGCAACGCCCTGACACAACCATCTCCTGCCGAGGCATCACGTGGATAA
- a CDS encoding class I SAM-dependent methyltransferase has product MPETHISTTVAPSLSTDSFVSIGSQQPISAIEEAMLAAVAASHGLVTVSEALSLHRLCQMLPAGARILEIGSYLGASTTAIGHAILGREIDLYCLDCWHDYVAHGFIDHPWAKSAHSGNEVLLKFLETTAFIHSQLRILKGTTEQFRTLLPASFFDLIFIDAGHDYDSVLNDLLISMRALAPGGLLLGHDYHSDGHGVVAAVNQVIYESRNITVKGIIPGTSIWYAVINNPLQELVNLNASGLPRPTDRTSVPGSPASRSL; this is encoded by the coding sequence ATGCCTGAAACGCATATCAGCACGACAGTAGCACCGTCTCTGTCAACAGACTCCTTTGTCTCCATCGGCTCACAACAGCCGATCTCAGCCATAGAAGAGGCGATGCTGGCAGCAGTCGCCGCCTCTCACGGACTGGTCACGGTCTCCGAGGCCCTGTCGTTACACCGTCTCTGTCAGATGCTCCCTGCCGGGGCGCGCATCCTTGAAATCGGTTCCTATCTTGGCGCCTCCACCACCGCCATAGGCCATGCTATCCTGGGAAGAGAGATCGATCTGTACTGCCTTGATTGTTGGCACGACTATGTCGCCCATGGTTTCATAGACCATCCCTGGGCCAAGTCGGCACATTCCGGCAACGAGGTCCTGCTCAAATTTCTCGAAACCACGGCGTTTATACACAGTCAGCTCCGGATACTGAAAGGTACCACCGAGCAGTTCCGGACCCTGCTACCGGCCTCGTTTTTTGATCTGATCTTTATTGATGCCGGCCATGATTATGATAGCGTCCTGAATGACCTGCTGATCAGCATGCGAGCGCTGGCCCCCGGCGGATTGCTGCTGGGGCATGACTACCACAGTGATGGCCATGGCGTTGTTGCCGCGGTCAACCAGGTGATCTATGAATCCCGCAACATCACGGTTAAAGGGATTATCCCGGGCACCAGCATCTGGTACGCCGTGATCAACAACCCGCTCCAGGAGTTGGTCAACTTGAACGCATCAGGTCTGCCACGACCTACTGATCGCACCTCCGTACCGGGTTCCCCGGCAAGCCGCTCGCTATGA